Below is a genomic region from Pyxidicoccus trucidator.
CTGGTGGACGCGCACACCGTGGAGGTGGCGGGCAAGCAGTACACGGCCGAGCGAATCCTGGTGGCCACCGGCTCGCGGCCGTACCTGCCTCCGGACGTGACGGGCATCGAGCATGCCTTCACCTCGGACGATGCGCTGTCCTTCCCCTCGCTGCCGAAGCGGCTGGCGATTGTGGGGGGCGGGTACATCGGTGTGGAGCTGGCGGGTGTCTTCCACGGGCTGGGCTCGAAGGTGACGGTCATCATCCGCGGCCCCACGGTGCTGGGCGGATTCGACGGGGACGTGCGCGCCTTCCTCACGGAGGAGATGCGCAAGAAGGGCATCGAGCTGCAGGTGGACACCTTCATCCGGGACATCGAGAAGCGCGGGGACGGGGTGAGCCTGCTGACGAAGGCGGGGGAGACGGTGGAGGCGGACGCGGTGCTCTACGCCACCGGTCGGGTGCCCAACTCGGGCGGGGTGGGGCTGGAGGAGGTGGGCGTGAAGCTGGACGGCCGGGGCGCGGTGATGGTGGACGAGTGGTCCCGCACCTCGGTGGAGAACATCTTCGCGGTGGGCGACGTCACGGACCGCCTCAACCTCACCCCGGTGGCCATCGCCGAGGGACGCGCGCTGGCGGAGACGCTGTTCAACAAGAACCCGATGAAGATGGACCACGCCAACGTGCCGTCCGCCGTCTTCAGCCAGCCCCCGGTGGCCTGCGTGGGCCTGTCCGAGCTGGAGGCGCGCGAGCTCCATGGGCAGGTGGACGTCTACGTCGCCAGCTTCAAGCCGATGAAGCACACGCTCAGCGGGCGCAACGAGCGGACGATGATGAAGCTGGTGGTGGAGCGCGCCTCCAACAAGGTGCTGGGCTGCCACATGGTGGGGGCCGACGCGCCGGAAATCATCCAGGGGCTGGCGGTGGCGGTGAAATGCGGCGCCACGAAGGCGCAGTTCGACGCCACCGTGGGCATCCACCCCACCGCGGCCGAGGAGTTCGTCACCATGCGCGACAAGCGGCCGGACCCGGAGGCGGTGCTGGCCGCGGACCGAGGGCATGATGCCGGGGTGACGGGGACGCACTGAGCCACGGCCTTCCGGTGCCGGCCCCCGGGGTGTTCATACCGTGCACGGGACGGGGCTAGCATGCGGCCGGGCCGTCAGGTCCACGCGGGCCCCGCCGTCCGAGATGACCCCGCACCGCACCGGGAGGTGAACCATGAGTGATTCTCCGACGGACTCTTCTCCGCGCCCAGGCTCCTCGCGCATCCGGGGCCTGGAGCAGGTGGACCGGCTGTCGGTGCCCCTGCCGCACGGCACCGAGGTGACGACGCGCGTGGAGCGCATGGCCTCGGGCGGGCGCCGCATTCCCCAGGGCGTGGTGGGCCGCGTGGTCCGCGCGCATGACGGCGGCTTCGACGTGCAGATTGTCGGCGTGGGCGAGGTCTGGTTCGCCCGCGAGGAGCTGGTGCCCCGCCGCATGGGGCAGGTGAACTTCGCCCGTCGCCGCGAGGCGGCATGGAGCGCGCTGACGCCCTGCGTGGTGCTGGAGACGCGCGTGGGCAGCCATGCGTGGGGCCTGGCCAACGAGAACTCGGACGTGGACGTGCGCGGCGTGTTCGCCCTGCCGCTGCCGTGGACCTTCGGCCTCGTGGAGGCGCCGATGGACCTGGTCAGCGCCGACGGCAGCACCACCTATTGGGAGGTACGCAAGACGGTGGAGCAGGCGCTGCGCGCCGACCCGAACACGCTGGAGACGCTGTTCGTCCCCGGCGCGAAGGCCACGGACGTGCTCGGTGAGTGGCTGCTGGCCGAGCGCGGCATCTTCGTGTCCAAGGCCATCTTCGGCAGCTTCGGCCGCTATGCCATGAGCCAGCTCGACAAGCTCACCCGCAGCCAGCGGCTGGCCGAGCACCGGGACTTGCTCCTGGAGTGGCTCTGCGAGGAGCCCACTCCAGACCTGGACGAGGTGGCGAAGCGGCTGGCCGCCGTGTCCCCGCGTGGCGCGCCTTCCCAGCAGGACGCGCTGCTGGCGGCGAAGACGTACGTCAAGCAGCTCTACCGCTCGCTGTGGGACCAGGGGCTGCTGACGGCCAACGACTTCGCGGCGCTCACCGCGTACGCGCGGGGCGGCGGGCAGCGGCCTCCGTCCGCGCGCGAGCTGCGGCCGAAGAACGCCTACAACCTGCTGCGGCTGGTGGCCACGGCCACCGGGTGGCTGCGGCAAGGGGCGCCCACCTTCGAGTCTTCGGGCGCGCTGAAGGCACGGCTGCTGGACATCAAGGCGGGCCGGGTGCCGCTGGAGGATGTGCTGCGGGACGCGGAGGCCATGGCGCCGGAGCTGGAGGCGGCGCACCGCGACAGCAAGCTGCCGGACCACCCGGACTACGAGCGGGCGGACCGGCTGCTGCGGCGCGTGGGAGACGAGGTGGCGCGGCGCTGGGTGCTGAAGGAGCCCGGCCCGCTGGGACGCGACGCGCCGGAGGCCCCGGCCATGGAGTGGAGGGAGTCGGAATGAAGGGCACGCTGAAGGAACATGAGCGCGTGGTGGCGGACCGGGTGCTCGACGAGGAGTCGGCGAAGCGCGAGCACCTCGTCATCGCCCTGTCCGGCGCGCACGCGTATGGCTTTCCCTCGCCTGACAGTGATTTGGACCTCAAGTCCATCCACGTGGTGCCCACCGCGGTGCTGCTGGGGCTCCAGCCGAAGCACATCACCGCCGAGCGGCTCCAGGTGGTGGACGGAGTGGAGGTGGACTACTCGTCCAATGAGCTGCAGCCGGTGCTCCAGGGCATCCTGCAGGGCAACGGCAACTACATCGAGCGCGTGCTGGGTGCCATCTGCGTGCGCGCCTCACCGGAGCTGGAGGGGCTGAAGCCACACGTGCGTGCGGTGCTGTCCCGCCGCGTGCACCGGCACTACCGGGGCTTTGCCTACGGCCAGCTCCGCGAGTGGGAGAAGAGCGGCTTCAAGTCCGCCAAGAAGCTGCTCTACGTCCTGCGCACCACGCTGACCGGAACGCACGCGCTGCGCACCGGCGCGGTGGAGACGGACGTCACCGAGCTGCTGGACCTGTATGGCTTCTCGGAGGCGCACGCGCTGGTGGAGCAGAAGCGGCGCGGGGAGAAGAGCGAGCTGCCGGACGAGCTGAGCAAGAAGTGGCGCGAGGAGGTGGCGCGCTCCTTCGAGGTGCTCGATGCGGCGCTCCCCGAGTCCGTGCTCCCCGAGGACCCGCCCGGGGAGGCCGTGGACGCGCTGGAGGCGTGGATGCTGGACCTGCGACGTCGGCGGTTCGACGCGCCCGCTCAGTAGCGGGCCTGCCGCGCGTGGCGATGTCTGTCATTCAGACGGGGCGCACCGACTCGCGGTGCGCCCCGGGACGACCGCCAGCCCTGGCGGCGGTTACTGGCAGGAGTACGTGTACGTGCCCGGCGTGCTCCAGGTCCCATCCGGGTTGATGGCGCGCACCGTGTAGCCGCTGAACGGGTACGACGAGCCCCAGCAGTCGCTCGCGCGGACATCGTTCCGGAAGGCAGTGCCCAAATCCCAGTTGCCGCGCCGACGCAGCTTCTCGTAGGCGGCGACGCGGTCCACGGCCTCAATCCACGTCGAGTCCGCGGCGAGCACGTCGCGGCGCTTCTCCAGGAACTTCTGGAGCCAGGCGCTCTCGGTGATGCCGTTGTAGCCGATGACGGGCGCCACCTGTCCCGAGTTGCCGAGCGCGGTGTTGGCGGACCGGATGAGGCTCCGGGCGCCGGACTCACCGTGGTTGATGAAGGCGTCGTACAGCGCGGCCTTCGACAGCGCCTGCGTGAGGCCCCACTTGCCGGCCTCGGTCATCGCTGGCGTGTAGTAGAGCTTGTCGTTGACCTGGTCCTGGCAGCTCTTGAAGTCCGCCCGGGTGGTGGTGTTGTTGTAGCTGGTCGCCCAGTCCGCCCGCCAGTTGCCGACGGAGTCGAGCTCGGCCGTCGAGGCCTGGGACTGTCCCGTCGAGAGGAAGCGGTTGTTGATGGTGGTGAGGCCCGCCATGTATTTCGCCATCAGGTTGCCGTTGGCCGCGCTCCGCAGCGCGTTGTAGCACTGGATGACCTGGATGGCGTCGCCCGTTCCCGTGCAGAAGCCCGCGCGCCCGTTCGTGTATCCGCGCCCGTCCTGGATGTTCTCCGAGTACGCGTAGTTGATGGACGGCGTGTCGTTCTCCCAGATGCTCGTCAGGTCCTCCGCCACCTTCTTCTGGTTGGCGCTCAGCCCCGGGCCCGGATTCGTGCCGCCACAGCTCGGGTCGGTGATTGTCACGTTGCTCGCCGTGAAGGACACGTTGGACGTCGTCGAGTAATAGAACGTGTACGACGCATTCACGGCGACCGTCAGCGCCGAGGTCCGCGAGTAGGTGCACGTCGTGCCGCTCTGGGTATGCGTCCAGCCCGGCTCGTCGTAATCACAGACGATGCCGCTCGGGACGCCAAAGGAGACGGTGGGGCTCGTCATCGCCGCCGTGCCGGTGTTCTTGAAGACAATCGTGCCCCACCAGTCCGCGCCCACGTAGGTGTTCGTGGTGATGGCGTACGAGCAGGCGGCCAGCGACTGTTCCGCGACGGGGAGCGCTTCCTCCGTGCCCTCCAGGTCCGGCGCGCAGCCCGCCAGGGCCACGGTGATTCCCAGCAGCGCCCCCCGCCAGCTCCAGACCCGACGCCTCTCCTGTCGACGCACTCCCATGTCCTGGTTCCTTTCGCGGCGCGGGCGGTGAATGGCAGATGCAGCCGCGCCAGCGCCGGAATACCAGAAAGAATTGAGTGGCGTCAGGATGGAGCGTTTTCGAGCCCGGAGAGCTTTCGATTGCGGACCTTCAGCCAGGCCTGCTGCCGGAAGAGGTACGCGGAGCAGGCGCGGCGCCAGGTCCACACCTCGGGCAGTTCCCACCAGCGGGCGGGCGGCTGGATGCCGTGGTCGCGCAGGTTTCCGATGCCGCGGTAGCCGACGCCGTCGAGGCCGTAGGCGCTGTTGGACTCCAGCATGAGCACCTTGTCCGTGGGCGCGTGGTGGTCCACGACGAGGAAGGTGTGCCCGGAGCGCCACTGGTTGCGCCAGCCCTGCACCAGCGTCCACGGGTGGGGCGGCACGTCCGGAGAGGGCGCGGGAATGCCCATTCCGCTCTCCACGGCGGCCGTCACGGGCGCGAAGTAGTCCTCCGTGGACGAAATCATCATCTGACGGTGGCGGCGCGAATCCCACTCGAAGGCGGTGCCGTGCGCGTCGGCGAAGGCCTTCACCGTCAGCGCCTCGACGAAGGTGCAGCAGTTGTTCACCGCGGGCGGCGCGATGGGCAGACGGACGCCCGGGAGCACCCACGGGTAGCGTGCCTGGTCGAGCTCGTAGCGGAAGTCCTGGAACGCGGGCAGCAGGCTCGTCAGCCGCTCCTCGTCCACCGCGAGCGGCTCGACGCTGAAGGACAGGCGCTCCACGGCAGGGGGCTTCTCCAAATCCAACAGCCGGGCGTACTGCTGGGTGCGCCAGCGTACACATATCCAGGTGTCGAGCGCGCCCAGCGTCGGCACCTCGAGTCGCGCGTAGTCGGTGTCCGGCGTCGGAGCGTTCCGTCGCTCCTCCAGGACGTGGTAGTCGCCCGGCTCGACGTAGCCCTCGAACTGCGTGCTCGTGTCTGGCAAGACGAAGCCGCGCAGCCGGATGGGCAGCCGCGCGACGCGATAGGTTTCCGCCATGGACGTCCTCCGTGAGGAAGTGTGTCGTGCATCATCGCACGTCCGCCCGACACGGTTGCTGGCCAGGGAGGGCGCGGGCGGCCTACAACTCCGGGGACGCCATGCTCATGCGCTTCCGAATGCTGTCCGCCCTCGTCCTGACCTCCGCGCTGCTGGCCTGCGCCACCCGTGGCGCGGCGCCCACGCCCCAGCCCCCGACTGCTTCGCCCATGAAGACACCTTCTCCTCTCGACCCGGCCGCCGAGCAGTACGTGAAGCTCGTCCTCGCGGTGGGCCAGCATGACGGCAACTACGTGGATGCGTACTACGGGCCAGAGGCCTGGGCCGCGGAGGCCAAGGCCGCCCAGGTCCCCCTGCCGGAGATTGGCGAGCAGGCCGCCGCGCTGGTGAAGACGGTGGAGGCGGTGCCGGTGCCCGCGGAGCCGCTCCTGGCCATGCGCCGCCGCTTCCTGCTCACGCAGCTGTCTGCCCTGGCCGCGCGGGTGCGGATGCTGTCGGGCGAGAAGTTGAAGTTCGACGAGGAGAGCCAGGCCCTCTACGACGCGCGCGCGCCGCACCACACGGCGGCCCAGTTCGAGGAGGTGCTGGCGGGACTCGACCGGCTGGTGCCCGGCCCCGGCCCCCTGGCCGAGCGCCTGGAGCGCTACCGGCAGGGTTTCGTCATTCCCAAGGACAAGCTGGACGTCGTCTGCCGCGCCGCCATCGACGAGTCCCGGCGCCGCACGCTGAAGCACGTGACGCTGCCCGCGCATGAGACCTTCACGCTGGAGTTCGTCACCGGCAAGCCGTGGGGCGGCTACAACTGGTTCAAGGGCAATGCGACGAGCCTCATCCAGATCAACACCGACCTGCCCCTCTTCATCTGGCGCGCCATCGACCTGGCGGCGCACGAGGGCTACCCCGGCCACCACGTCTACAACGCGCTGCTCGAGCAGCACCTGGTGCGCGAGCGGGGCTGGGTGGAGTTCACGGTGTACCCGCTCTTCTCGCCCATGTCGCTCATCGCCGA
It encodes:
- a CDS encoding DNA polymerase beta superfamily protein — its product is MSDSPTDSSPRPGSSRIRGLEQVDRLSVPLPHGTEVTTRVERMASGGRRIPQGVVGRVVRAHDGGFDVQIVGVGEVWFAREELVPRRMGQVNFARRREAAWSALTPCVVLETRVGSHAWGLANENSDVDVRGVFALPLPWTFGLVEAPMDLVSADGSTTYWEVRKTVEQALRADPNTLETLFVPGAKATDVLGEWLLAERGIFVSKAIFGSFGRYAMSQLDKLTRSQRLAEHRDLLLEWLCEEPTPDLDEVAKRLAAVSPRGAPSQQDALLAAKTYVKQLYRSLWDQGLLTANDFAALTAYARGGGQRPPSARELRPKNAYNLLRLVATATGWLRQGAPTFESSGALKARLLDIKAGRVPLEDVLRDAEAMAPELEAAHRDSKLPDHPDYERADRLLRRVGDEVARRWVLKEPGPLGRDAPEAPAMEWRESE
- the gor gene encoding glutathione-disulfide reductase, giving the protein MARYDFDLFTIGGGSGGVAASRRAGSHGARVALCEDRDLGGTCVHRGCVPKKLLVYGSHFHEDFQDAAGYGWTVPEPTFDWARLREAKDKELARLGGVYARLLRDSGVTVVEGRGRLVDAHTVEVAGKQYTAERILVATGSRPYLPPDVTGIEHAFTSDDALSFPSLPKRLAIVGGGYIGVELAGVFHGLGSKVTVIIRGPTVLGGFDGDVRAFLTEEMRKKGIELQVDTFIRDIEKRGDGVSLLTKAGETVEADAVLYATGRVPNSGGVGLEEVGVKLDGRGAVMVDEWSRTSVENIFAVGDVTDRLNLTPVAIAEGRALAETLFNKNPMKMDHANVPSAVFSQPPVACVGLSELEARELHGQVDVYVASFKPMKHTLSGRNERTMMKLVVERASNKVLGCHMVGADAPEIIQGLAVAVKCGATKAQFDATVGIHPTAAEEFVTMRDKRPDPEAVLAADRGHDAGVTGTH
- a CDS encoding DNA polymerase beta superfamily protein produces the protein MKGTLKEHERVVADRVLDEESAKREHLVIALSGAHAYGFPSPDSDLDLKSIHVVPTAVLLGLQPKHITAERLQVVDGVEVDYSSNELQPVLQGILQGNGNYIERVLGAICVRASPELEGLKPHVRAVLSRRVHRHYRGFAYGQLREWEKSGFKSAKKLLYVLRTTLTGTHALRTGAVETDVTELLDLYGFSEAHALVEQKRRGEKSELPDELSKKWREEVARSFEVLDAALPESVLPEDPPGEAVDALEAWMLDLRRRRFDAPAQ
- a CDS encoding chitosanase; translated protein: MGVRRQERRRVWSWRGALLGITVALAGCAPDLEGTEEALPVAEQSLAACSYAITTNTYVGADWWGTIVFKNTGTAAMTSPTVSFGVPSGIVCDYDEPGWTHTQSGTTCTYSRTSALTVAVNASYTFYYSTTSNVSFTASNVTITDPSCGGTNPGPGLSANQKKVAEDLTSIWENDTPSINYAYSENIQDGRGYTNGRAGFCTGTGDAIQVIQCYNALRSAANGNLMAKYMAGLTTINNRFLSTGQSQASTAELDSVGNWRADWATSYNNTTTRADFKSCQDQVNDKLYYTPAMTEAGKWGLTQALSKAALYDAFINHGESGARSLIRSANTALGNSGQVAPVIGYNGITESAWLQKFLEKRRDVLAADSTWIEAVDRVAAYEKLRRRGNWDLGTAFRNDVRASDCWGSSYPFSGYTVRAINPDGTWSTPGTYTYSCQ